From the genome of Parazoarcus communis, one region includes:
- a CDS encoding undecaprenyl-phosphate glucose phosphotransferase, whose translation MFAAIDRQNVLRRSSFTLTSAIEAFLDPAIIVSVLLCSALYFNDRMGPHYLILCALSFALSFPGNVAFHEIPRRMLRKQFSNWLLFVGILGTFGVVSGYVHYFPQDLLLSWAVITPFALIGSHVLVRSTLPRVISMGQNQRVAVVAGVNDIGIRLTQQFRDNPYLGTKVLGFFDDRSSDRLQPTNGVPILDTMSRLAEFVKRHHVEAIYLALPMATQPRILQLLDDLKDTTASIYFVPDIFVTDLIQGRLDSVGGMPVVAVCETPFTGFSGVIKRASDVLLSTLILVMLTPIMAALAVGVKMSSPGPVIFKQRRYGLDGKEILVYKFRSMTATDNGAVVKQATKNDQRITPFGAFIRRTSLDELPQFVNVLQGRMSIVGPRPHAVAHNETYRKLVKGYMVRHKVKPGITGWAQVNGYRGETETVDKMEKRIEYDLEYLRNWSLSMDLWIIIKTALLVIKDRNAY comes from the coding sequence ATGTTCGCGGCCATCGACAGACAGAACGTACTTCGTAGAAGCAGCTTCACACTGACGAGTGCGATCGAGGCATTTCTTGATCCTGCGATCATCGTTTCCGTGCTGCTTTGCAGCGCACTTTACTTCAATGACCGCATGGGTCCTCACTACCTGATACTTTGCGCGCTCTCTTTCGCGCTCAGTTTTCCGGGTAACGTCGCCTTTCATGAAATACCGCGCAGGATGCTGCGCAAGCAATTCTCCAACTGGTTGCTGTTCGTCGGCATCCTCGGCACCTTTGGTGTCGTGTCCGGTTACGTCCATTACTTTCCGCAGGACCTGCTCCTGAGCTGGGCTGTGATTACGCCGTTCGCGCTGATTGGCAGTCATGTGCTGGTGCGCTCCACCCTGCCGCGCGTCATCTCCATGGGGCAAAACCAGCGGGTCGCGGTGGTTGCGGGCGTGAACGACATCGGCATTCGCCTGACGCAGCAGTTTCGCGACAACCCCTACCTGGGCACGAAGGTGCTGGGCTTCTTCGACGACCGCAGCAGCGACCGTCTGCAGCCGACGAATGGCGTGCCCATCCTCGACACGATGAGTCGATTGGCCGAATTCGTTAAACGCCACCACGTCGAAGCGATCTACCTCGCGCTTCCGATGGCAACCCAGCCGCGCATCCTGCAACTCCTCGATGACCTGAAAGACACAACCGCGTCGATCTACTTTGTGCCTGACATTTTCGTGACCGACCTGATCCAGGGTCGCCTCGACAGCGTCGGAGGCATGCCGGTCGTTGCGGTTTGCGAAACACCGTTCACCGGCTTCAGCGGCGTGATCAAGCGCGCATCGGACGTGTTGCTGTCAACGCTGATCCTGGTGATGCTGACGCCGATCATGGCCGCGCTTGCGGTCGGGGTAAAGATGTCCTCCCCCGGCCCGGTGATCTTCAAGCAGCGCCGTTACGGGCTCGATGGCAAGGAGATTCTTGTCTACAAGTTCCGCTCGATGACTGCCACCGACAACGGTGCGGTGGTGAAGCAGGCCACCAAGAACGACCAGCGCATTACCCCGTTTGGTGCCTTCATCCGCCGTACCTCGCTGGACGAGCTGCCGCAGTTCGTGAATGTGCTCCAGGGCCGCATGAGCATTGTCGGTCCGCGTCCGCACGCGGTGGCGCACAACGAGACCTACCGCAAGCTGGTGAAGGGCTACATGGTGCGGCACAAGGTGAAGCCGGGCATTACCGGCTGGGCGCAGGTCAATGGCTACCGTGGCGAAACCGAAACGGTGGACAAGATGGAAAAGCGCATCGAGTACGACCTCGAATACCTGCGCAACTGGTCGCTGAGCATGGACCTGTGGATCATCATCAAGACCGCTCTGCTGGTCATCAAGGACCGTAACGCCTACTAA
- the epsL gene encoding XrtB/PEP-CTERM-associated polysaccharide biosynthesis outer membrane protein EpsL, whose protein sequence is MADTTSNYRTGAVQVAAFAALVVAHAPAWADEADAINFGVSQTVTRDDNLYRLADGEEPEGGERGDTISVTAVTAAFDRVYSRQRLQADLAVRHSAYAVHDGLDYSAPSLRLAWDWQLGNHWSGALSHSYSEAMTDFDDTAGSNQTISRNVRTAASANYWIHPDWAVGVGASRLSYTYLDNASPESELDSRDVDVNVTYRPSSGNRVVFTARQTVGRYPNRADITGSIRDYQQRDVRVSGDWRLTGALRLSGYFGVTDRSYDSAPNRDFQGYTGRLALQWVPTAKTAVTLSWRREIGAEEDLAANYAVTRVVSIAPTWAISDKLRLGGIFDVRTRDYGGDPELGYDGLVDAGDYRTTTYGFNLSYQAMRALSLSVGLNRSRRSSAVAASEYRATSIWLSGKFAF, encoded by the coding sequence ATGGCAGATACGACAAGCAATTATCGAACCGGAGCTGTTCAGGTCGCAGCCTTCGCAGCGCTGGTCGTGGCGCATGCGCCGGCCTGGGCTGACGAGGCCGATGCGATCAACTTCGGTGTGTCGCAGACTGTCACCCGTGATGACAACCTCTATCGACTTGCAGATGGCGAGGAGCCGGAGGGCGGTGAGCGTGGCGACACCATCAGTGTGACGGCCGTTACGGCTGCATTCGACCGGGTTTACAGTCGTCAGCGCTTGCAGGCCGATCTCGCAGTCAGGCATTCAGCCTACGCGGTTCACGATGGGCTTGATTACAGCGCGCCCAGTCTCAGGCTGGCGTGGGACTGGCAGCTGGGCAACCACTGGAGCGGGGCGCTCAGTCACAGCTACAGCGAAGCGATGACTGACTTTGACGATACGGCTGGCTCAAACCAGACCATCAGTCGCAATGTGCGTACCGCCGCGAGCGCGAACTACTGGATTCATCCCGATTGGGCCGTAGGGGTTGGGGCTTCGCGGTTGAGCTACACCTATCTGGACAATGCCAGCCCGGAGTCGGAGCTCGATAGTCGGGATGTGGATGTGAACGTCACCTACCGTCCTTCCTCGGGTAATCGTGTGGTGTTTACCGCGCGCCAGACCGTCGGTCGCTACCCCAACCGAGCCGACATAACGGGCTCGATTCGCGATTACCAGCAGCGTGATGTGCGTGTTTCAGGTGACTGGCGATTGACCGGGGCGTTGCGCCTGTCAGGCTATTTCGGTGTCACCGACCGCAGTTATGACTCGGCGCCCAATCGGGACTTTCAGGGCTATACCGGGCGTCTCGCCCTGCAGTGGGTACCAACGGCCAAAACTGCAGTGACGCTTTCGTGGCGGCGGGAGATCGGTGCCGAAGAAGACCTGGCGGCGAATTATGCGGTTACGCGCGTTGTTTCCATTGCGCCAACGTGGGCGATCTCCGACAAACTCCGCCTCGGGGGCATCTTCGACGTCCGCACCCGCGATTACGGTGGTGACCCGGAGCTTGGCTACGATGGCCTTGTGGATGCGGGCGACTATCGAACAACGACCTATGGGTTCAATCTCAGTTACCAGGCGATGCGCGCGCTCAGCTTGAGTGTTGGTCTTAATCGGTCTCGACGGTCGTCTGCGGTGGCTGCCAGCGAATACAGGGCGACATCCATCTGGTTGTCCGGGAAGTTTGCCTTCTGA
- a CDS encoding sensor histidine kinase, producing the protein MAASAPPRLLSPPLPSCWSATGADASGACWQLALECGGDGVWDWNIRDGKVFYGPRFNALLGYDDGGFGDDSEAFVNHVHPDDIGRLRQHLRAHFRDEGTPFCCDLRMRDPNYAYRWMQVRGQLIERNADGEPARILGTVRDISQWRQDEAVLKAQLAETVRLNQQLEGAQVQLVQSEKLAAIGQLAAGVAHELKTPIGFVSTNFGTLERNVGDMLGLIAAYHAAAASDDPAQALAAAEAQYVAADIDYLREDLPALFAESRDGLDRVQRIARDLKDFSRVGEQDWQFADLHRGLDSTINILRYEIKHKAEVIREYGELPEVWCVPSMINQVFLNLLANAAQAIETQGTITVVTAVEGDKVLIRIADTGSGIPPDILNRIFAPFFTTKAAGKGTGLGLSLAQDIIRQHHGRLFATSVPGQGSTFTIELPLTELQPPDTLKPADTGINT; encoded by the coding sequence ATGGCCGCCTCCGCTCCTCCGAGATTGCTCTCGCCACCCTTGCCCTCGTGCTGGTCGGCGACTGGCGCCGATGCTTCCGGGGCGTGCTGGCAGCTTGCCCTCGAGTGCGGTGGCGACGGCGTGTGGGACTGGAACATCCGCGACGGCAAGGTGTTCTATGGCCCCCGTTTCAACGCCTTGCTTGGCTACGACGATGGCGGCTTTGGCGATGATAGCGAAGCTTTCGTCAATCATGTTCATCCGGATGACATTGGGCGTCTGCGCCAGCACCTGCGTGCGCATTTCCGCGACGAAGGTACGCCGTTCTGCTGCGACCTGCGCATGCGCGACCCCAATTACGCATACCGCTGGATGCAGGTCCGGGGGCAGCTTATCGAGCGCAACGCAGACGGCGAACCCGCGCGCATCCTCGGCACAGTGCGCGACATCAGCCAGTGGCGTCAGGACGAAGCGGTCCTGAAGGCACAGCTCGCCGAAACCGTGCGCCTCAACCAGCAGCTCGAAGGCGCCCAGGTTCAGCTCGTACAGTCGGAAAAGCTCGCCGCCATCGGCCAGCTCGCCGCCGGCGTTGCGCACGAACTGAAAACGCCGATCGGCTTCGTAAGTACCAACTTTGGCACCCTCGAACGCAACGTCGGCGATATGCTCGGCCTGATCGCGGCCTACCATGCCGCGGCCGCCTCGGACGATCCGGCGCAGGCGCTGGCGGCGGCCGAGGCGCAGTATGTCGCGGCCGACATCGATTACCTGCGCGAAGACCTCCCGGCGCTGTTCGCGGAGAGCCGCGACGGGCTCGACCGCGTGCAGCGCATCGCTCGCGACCTCAAGGATTTCTCGCGAGTGGGCGAGCAGGATTGGCAGTTTGCCGATCTCCATCGCGGGCTGGACTCCACCATCAACATCCTGCGCTACGAGATCAAGCACAAGGCCGAGGTCATCCGCGAATACGGTGAGCTGCCCGAAGTCTGGTGCGTGCCCTCGATGATCAACCAGGTCTTCCTCAACCTGCTTGCCAACGCGGCGCAGGCCATCGAGACCCAGGGCACGATCACCGTCGTGACAGCGGTCGAGGGCGACAAGGTGCTCATCCGCATTGCCGATACCGGCAGCGGCATTCCGCCCGACATCCTCAACCGCATCTTTGCGCCGTTCTTCACCACCAAGGCTGCAGGCAAGGGCACCGGACTCGGGCTGTCGCTGGCGCAGGACATTATCCGTCAGCACCACGGCAGGCTCTTTGCCACCAGCGTGCCGGGGCAGGGCAGCACCTTTACCATCGAGCTGCCGCTCACTGAACTGCAGCCACCCGACACCCTCAAGCCCGCCGACACCGGGATCAACACATGA
- a CDS encoding EpsD family peptidyl-prolyl cis-trans isomerase, which translates to MFQPVRVAPLLAVIVIGLLSGCGAEKSTSKPASQVAAKVNKEELSVHQLNELLMRSGNVPADQVKQASAAALERLIDQELLVQQAKERKLDRTPKVMQAIESARREILARAYADQVAGFGVRPSASEVSAFYEANPGLFAKRRIYDLRELSIRIPAERYAELRDAVRGASTPEEVSRWLTEKSIPFTAGDGTKPAEQLPMEVLNGLVQLETGQAAVSRTPYGALILFLAGYRDEPIDRAKAEPFIEQYLLNQAKVELAKAELKRLREIARIEYVGEFATAAAAADDGAKVAAPEALPETARSIAGSGSALEKGAAGLN; encoded by the coding sequence ATGTTCCAACCCGTTCGAGTGGCGCCCTTGCTTGCCGTGATTGTCATCGGACTGCTGTCGGGCTGCGGCGCTGAAAAAAGCACCTCCAAGCCTGCGTCTCAGGTCGCCGCCAAAGTGAACAAGGAAGAGCTTTCCGTTCATCAGCTGAATGAACTGCTGATGCGCTCCGGAAATGTGCCCGCCGATCAGGTCAAGCAGGCCAGCGCAGCTGCGCTCGAGCGCCTCATCGATCAGGAGTTGCTGGTTCAGCAGGCGAAAGAGCGCAAGCTCGACCGAACGCCCAAGGTCATGCAGGCCATCGAGTCCGCGCGGCGCGAGATCCTGGCGCGGGCCTATGCCGACCAGGTGGCGGGTTTTGGCGTTCGTCCCAGCGCTTCGGAAGTCAGCGCGTTCTATGAGGCCAATCCGGGTCTCTTTGCCAAGCGTCGCATCTATGATCTCCGCGAACTCAGCATTCGCATTCCGGCTGAGCGCTACGCGGAGTTGCGGGATGCCGTCCGGGGGGCCAGCACGCCTGAGGAGGTGTCCCGGTGGCTGACCGAGAAAAGCATTCCGTTTACGGCCGGTGACGGCACGAAGCCTGCAGAGCAGTTGCCCATGGAAGTGCTCAACGGACTGGTGCAGCTTGAAACGGGGCAGGCAGCCGTCAGTCGCACGCCTTACGGTGCCCTGATTCTGTTTCTTGCCGGCTACCGTGATGAGCCGATCGATCGTGCGAAGGCCGAGCCCTTCATCGAGCAATATCTGCTCAATCAGGCCAAGGTCGAACTTGCCAAGGCCGAACTCAAGCGTCTGCGCGAGATCGCCAGGATTGAATACGTGGGCGAGTTTGCTACTGCCGCTGCTGCGGCCGATGACGGCGCAAAGGTTGCGGCGCCCGAAGCGCTGCCCGAGACCGCCCGGTCGATTGCCGGGTCGGGTTCTGCGCTGGAGAAGGGGGCTGCGGGTCTCAACTAG
- the epsE gene encoding polysaccharide export protein EpsE, with protein sequence MTSSPSRFLATLLLLVFGFIGAASAAAEREYVLGPGDIVRITVFQNPDLTTETRVSENGTLTFPLIGSIVVGGQSTTKAENTIATRLREGGFVLMPQVNVLPMQIRGNQVAVLGQVNRPGRFPMETANLRLTDMLAIAGGISPNGADTVVLVGVREGKQIRREIDIPALFMNGDLANDAVVSGGDLIYVHRAPVFYIYGEVQRAGAFRLERGMSVMQGLAVGGGTTARGTIRGLRVHRRGADGVLKVIEPELDDLLQVDDVIYVKESLF encoded by the coding sequence ATGACCTCTTCTCCATCCCGTTTCCTCGCCACACTGCTGCTTCTCGTCTTCGGCTTCATTGGCGCGGCGTCGGCCGCGGCAGAGCGGGAGTATGTCCTCGGGCCCGGCGACATTGTGCGCATCACGGTATTCCAGAACCCTGACCTTACGACCGAGACCCGGGTGTCGGAAAATGGCACGCTCACCTTTCCCCTGATCGGCTCGATCGTCGTCGGTGGCCAGAGTACAACCAAGGCTGAGAACACCATCGCGACCCGCTTGCGCGAAGGCGGTTTCGTTCTCATGCCCCAGGTCAATGTCCTGCCGATGCAGATCCGTGGCAACCAGGTCGCGGTGCTCGGCCAGGTCAATCGTCCGGGCCGTTTCCCGATGGAAACGGCCAATCTGCGACTCACCGACATGCTCGCCATCGCCGGGGGTATCTCGCCCAATGGTGCAGATACGGTCGTCCTCGTGGGCGTCCGTGAAGGAAAGCAGATCCGCCGCGAAATCGACATCCCCGCACTCTTCATGAATGGCGATCTTGCAAACGACGCCGTCGTTTCCGGGGGCGACCTGATCTACGTTCATCGTGCCCCCGTGTTCTACATCTACGGCGAGGTTCAGCGTGCAGGCGCGTTTCGCCTCGAGCGCGGCATGAGCGTCATGCAGGGGCTGGCCGTGGGCGGCGGTACGACGGCGCGCGGCACCATTCGGGGGCTTCGAGTTCACCGCCGTGGCGCGGACGGCGTATTGAAAGTGATCGAGCCTGAACTCGACGACCTGCTCCAGGTAGATGACGTCATCTACGTGAAGGAAAGCCTGTTCTGA
- a CDS encoding FxDxF family PEP-CTERM protein: protein MKLKKSVAALVLGLSLAGSASAAVYDLGTITPGTVLSDFSSTFASGTSFTDTWNFSIATPLESAGWISNVILGTWYNITGLSASLFTSSGIELYDLNANPASTADTLYGSGTFAAGNYYFEVSGTATGPNGGLYAFSVTTQPVPEPGTYAMMLAGLGLIGAVARRRMGDKA from the coding sequence ATGAAGCTCAAAAAATCAGTCGCAGCCCTCGTTCTTGGACTGAGCCTCGCAGGTAGCGCCAGCGCCGCAGTCTATGATTTGGGCACGATCACCCCGGGCACGGTCCTCAGTGACTTCAGCAGCACCTTCGCTTCCGGAACCAGCTTCACCGACACCTGGAACTTCTCGATTGCCACCCCTCTCGAGTCGGCCGGCTGGATCTCCAACGTGATCCTGGGAACGTGGTACAACATCACCGGACTGAGCGCGAGCCTGTTCACGTCCAGCGGTATCGAGCTTTACGACCTGAACGCGAATCCGGCGAGCACGGCCGACACGCTCTATGGGTCAGGCACGTTTGCAGCCGGCAACTACTACTTTGAGGTGTCCGGTACCGCAACCGGACCAAACGGTGGTCTGTACGCCTTTTCCGTGACCACTCAGCCGGTGCCGGAACCGGGAACCTACGCAATGATGCTGGCCGGTCTCGGACTGATCGGCGCAGTGGCCCGCCGCAGGATGGGCGACAAAGCCTGA
- a CDS encoding bacteriohemerythrin — protein sequence MSTEHAASGGPFIWADYFETGLGEVDEQHFKLVGLVNQLGARLATGRSLSAAELDHVMDGLGRYAILHFRTEEEMMKARGIDRRHFESHCAAHAEFVAQIDALAAAIASGQGSVLTELLRYVSSWLALHILGIDMSMSRQLHAMEKGVSAADAYDQDATAADPANRALVSAVHTLYTTVAERNAELIKAKAELEQRVAERTADLQDAVRHLEAAKEEIVQSEKMAALGQFAAGMAHELNTPLGYIGGNLNALGSYCEQLVKLSEEADRLVADGASAAAWNTACERADRDFVREDAPQLLTESRAGLERIHRIVEALRCSAGGAEEEPKPTELHRIIDEVLLTYKASAPTEVEFDVSCEANAVAMVSPRGLAVAIDEMLDNAVKAVAGKGGVVRCSTGCSGGLAWLEIADTGPGINSAIAQHVFEPFFTTRAVGSGAGLGLYLAYQTARQHHGYIELRNTGPGAVFRLVLPALGAEGARA from the coding sequence ATGAGCACCGAACACGCCGCATCCGGCGGCCCATTCATATGGGCCGACTATTTTGAAACAGGTCTCGGTGAAGTCGACGAGCAGCACTTCAAGCTGGTCGGCCTGGTCAATCAGCTCGGCGCACGTCTTGCGACCGGACGCAGCCTGTCCGCGGCCGAGCTGGATCACGTCATGGACGGCCTCGGCCGCTATGCCATCCTGCATTTCCGCACCGAAGAAGAGATGATGAAGGCGCGCGGAATCGACCGGCGCCACTTCGAGAGTCACTGCGCGGCGCATGCCGAGTTTGTGGCGCAGATCGACGCCCTCGCCGCTGCGATCGCATCCGGCCAGGGCAGCGTCCTGACAGAACTGCTGCGCTACGTTTCGAGCTGGCTTGCGCTTCACATTCTAGGCATCGACATGTCGATGTCACGCCAGCTGCACGCCATGGAAAAAGGCGTCAGCGCGGCCGACGCCTATGATCAGGATGCAACCGCCGCCGACCCCGCCAACCGGGCGCTGGTCAGCGCCGTGCACACCCTCTACACCACGGTGGCCGAACGCAATGCCGAGCTGATCAAGGCCAAGGCCGAACTCGAACAGCGCGTCGCCGAGCGCACCGCCGATCTCCAGGACGCGGTGCGCCACCTCGAAGCGGCCAAGGAAGAAATCGTCCAGTCCGAAAAAATGGCCGCCCTCGGCCAGTTCGCCGCGGGGATGGCGCACGAACTCAACACCCCGCTGGGCTATATCGGCGGCAACCTGAACGCGCTGGGCAGCTACTGCGAGCAACTCGTAAAGCTCAGCGAGGAAGCCGACAGACTCGTTGCCGACGGCGCGTCCGCCGCTGCGTGGAATACCGCCTGCGAGCGCGCCGACCGCGACTTCGTGCGCGAAGACGCGCCGCAACTGCTTACAGAGTCCCGCGCCGGCCTCGAGCGCATCCACCGCATCGTCGAAGCCCTGCGCTGCAGCGCAGGTGGCGCCGAAGAAGAACCGAAGCCCACCGAACTGCATCGCATCATCGACGAAGTGCTGCTCACCTATAAGGCAAGCGCCCCGACCGAGGTCGAGTTCGATGTGTCGTGCGAGGCCAATGCGGTCGCCATGGTTTCACCGCGTGGCCTCGCAGTCGCAATCGACGAGATGCTCGACAACGCCGTGAAGGCCGTGGCCGGAAAGGGGGGGGTGGTTCGCTGCAGCACCGGCTGCTCGGGCGGCCTGGCTTGGCTCGAGATTGCAGATACGGGGCCGGGCATCAACAGCGCAATCGCCCAGCATGTTTTCGAGCCGTTCTTCACCACGCGCGCCGTTGGCAGTGGCGCCGGGCTCGGGCTCTATCTGGCCTATCAGACGGCACGCCAGCACCACGGCTACATCGAACTGCGCAACACCGGCCCGGGGGCCGTGTTCCGGCTGGTGCTGCCGGCACTGGGCGCGGAAGGCGCGCGCGCCTGA
- a CDS encoding HD domain-containing phosphohydrolase, with protein sequence MTTTPAAPAVDTPSPPTLLLVDDEANILSSLRRLFRPQGYRVLTAESGDEALELLAAEPVDLILSDMRMPGMSGAQLLTTSCERWPDTVRILLTGYADMSSTIEAINRGQIYRYVSKPWVDDELKMLVRDALAHKFLKLENERMTKTIAEQNEQLRQFNAELEARVQARTKALSESLAATDKAHRDLRQSYTSTVRVFCELIESRSSILKGHGRRVADLARNIARKLGVSDAEQQTLVLASMLHDMGKIGLPDELLSKPYSTLHAEERSVVMTHPTRAETLLMGISPLREAAAIVRAHHEHFDGTGYPDGSAGLAIPHLARILAVANAFDSLQLGTMVGRTLSPKDALDFIVASRGKRYDPSVVDAFVSVGVLLQAERANTEQRLRPAMLKAGMVLARDLIHADGYLLLSKGFVIDDAIIEQLLRLERTEGRAVIVSVA encoded by the coding sequence ATGACCACGACCCCCGCCGCCCCCGCAGTCGATACGCCTTCGCCGCCCACCCTGCTGCTGGTGGACGACGAGGCCAACATTCTGTCCAGTCTGCGCCGACTGTTCCGGCCGCAGGGTTACCGGGTGCTCACCGCCGAGAGCGGCGACGAAGCGCTCGAGCTGCTTGCCGCCGAACCGGTGGATCTCATTCTGTCGGACATGCGCATGCCCGGCATGAGCGGTGCGCAGTTGCTGACCACTTCCTGCGAGCGTTGGCCCGACACCGTCCGCATTCTGCTCACCGGCTATGCCGACATGAGCTCGACGATCGAAGCGATCAACCGCGGCCAGATCTATCGCTATGTTTCCAAGCCGTGGGTGGATGACGAACTGAAGATGCTGGTGCGCGACGCCCTCGCGCACAAGTTTCTCAAGCTCGAGAACGAGCGCATGACGAAGACCATCGCCGAACAGAACGAGCAATTGCGGCAATTCAACGCCGAACTCGAGGCGCGGGTCCAGGCCCGCACCAAGGCGTTGAGCGAGTCCCTCGCGGCCACGGACAAGGCGCATCGCGACCTGCGCCAGTCCTATACCAGCACGGTACGGGTGTTCTGCGAGCTGATCGAGTCCCGCAGTTCGATTCTCAAGGGACACGGGCGGCGCGTCGCCGATCTCGCGCGCAATATCGCACGCAAGCTGGGCGTGAGCGATGCCGAGCAGCAAACCCTGGTGCTTGCGTCCATGCTGCACGACATGGGAAAGATCGGTCTGCCCGACGAGCTCCTCTCCAAGCCATACAGCACGCTGCATGCGGAGGAGCGCAGTGTGGTCATGACGCATCCGACCCGCGCTGAAACCCTGCTGATGGGCATCTCGCCGCTGCGCGAAGCCGCTGCCATCGTGCGCGCCCATCATGAACACTTCGACGGCACCGGCTACCCTGATGGCAGTGCCGGCCTGGCGATTCCGCACCTTGCACGCATCCTCGCAGTGGCAAACGCCTTCGATTCACTGCAGCTCGGCACCATGGTCGGGCGCACGCTCAGCCCGAAGGATGCCCTCGATTTCATCGTCGCCAGCCGCGGCAAGCGCTACGACCCTTCCGTGGTCGATGCCTTCGTCAGCGTAGGCGTACTCTTGCAAGCCGAACGGGCGAACACAGAGCAGCGCCTGCGCCCCGCAATGCTCAAGGCCGGCATGGTGCTGGCCAGAGACCTGATCCACGCGGACGGCTACCTGCTGCTGAGCAAGGGCTTCGTCATCGATGACGCGATCATCGAGCAATTGTTGCGCCTCGAGCGCACGGAGGGGCGAGCCGTCATCGTCTCTGTTGCCTAG
- the epsF gene encoding chain length determinant protein EpsF, which produces MTFQQFFQILLARRWTVVAIFVGVVVVVMGVSLALPKKYTANASVVVDGSRGDPLLASSSSGQTMSGYISTQVDIIASSRVAQQVVSRTGMDRLPAFQERWREATDGVGSLQAWLGDSLRRGLDVRPSRESSVISISYTAADPEFAATIANAFAEAYIETTLELKVEPAKQYASWFNDRTQGLRDEVEIARKKLSDYQQEHGIVASDERFDVESARMAELSSQLVTVQGQKVDSRSRKSQSGSAESLPEVVQSPLVSSLKGDVARIEAQREQVIGRLGPNHPDLARIDAELASMRQRVAIETERIARSLGTSERISIAREADIASAVEAQKARLLELKAHRDRIAVLQRDVENAQNAYDLVTKRLMQTNLESQTQQTNIAVLTSATVPSSPSSPRLLLNALLACVFGAALGCGVALLLELINARIRSADDLFNELGLPVLGSIPPDNPGRKGWRWRTANAA; this is translated from the coding sequence ATGACTTTTCAGCAATTCTTTCAGATTCTTCTGGCGCGGCGATGGACGGTGGTTGCCATTTTCGTGGGCGTCGTCGTGGTCGTGATGGGCGTCAGCCTCGCGTTGCCAAAGAAGTACACGGCCAACGCTTCCGTGGTCGTCGATGGCAGTCGCGGCGACCCGCTGCTTGCGTCGTCGTCATCCGGTCAGACCATGTCGGGCTACATTTCGACCCAGGTGGACATCATCGCGTCGAGCCGTGTGGCGCAGCAGGTTGTCTCCAGAACCGGCATGGATCGCCTGCCGGCTTTCCAGGAGCGCTGGCGGGAGGCTACTGATGGCGTCGGTTCGCTGCAGGCGTGGCTGGGCGATTCGTTGCGCAGGGGGCTCGATGTGCGGCCCTCCCGCGAAAGCAGCGTCATCTCAATCAGCTACACGGCAGCCGATCCGGAGTTTGCCGCAACCATCGCGAATGCCTTCGCCGAGGCCTATATCGAAACGACGCTGGAGCTCAAGGTCGAGCCGGCGAAGCAGTATGCAAGCTGGTTTAATGATCGTACGCAGGGTCTCCGCGACGAGGTCGAGATCGCGCGCAAGAAGCTCTCCGATTATCAGCAGGAGCACGGCATCGTGGCTTCGGACGAGCGGTTCGACGTCGAAAGTGCACGAATGGCCGAGCTGTCGAGTCAGCTTGTCACCGTGCAGGGTCAGAAGGTCGACAGCCGCTCGCGGAAAAGCCAGTCGGGCTCGGCCGAATCCCTTCCCGAAGTGGTTCAGAGCCCGCTGGTGTCGTCGCTCAAGGGCGATGTCGCACGTATCGAGGCACAGCGCGAACAGGTCATTGGCAGGCTCGGGCCCAACCATCCGGATCTGGCGAGAATCGATGCCGAACTGGCGTCGATGCGCCAGCGCGTTGCAATCGAAACTGAACGCATCGCACGCTCGCTGGGCACAAGCGAGCGCATCAGCATTGCGCGCGAGGCCGACATCGCGTCCGCGGTCGAGGCGCAGAAGGCCCGCCTGCTTGAACTCAAGGCGCACAGAGACCGTATCGCAGTGCTGCAGCGCGACGTCGAGAATGCACAGAATGCCTACGATCTGGTCACGAAGCGGCTGATGCAGACCAACCTCGAAAGTCAGACGCAACAGACCAACATCGCAGTGCTGACCTCGGCCACAGTCCCGTCGTCACCCTCCAGCCCCAGGCTGCTGCTGAACGCATTGCTTGCCTGCGTATTCGGCGCCGCTCTGGGTTGCGGTGTTGCGCTCCTGCTCGAACTGATCAACGCACGAATCCGCTCTGCTGACGACCTGTTCAACGAACTTGGGCTGCCCGTTCTCGGCTCCATCCCCCCCGATAACCCGGGCAGGAAAGGCTGGCGCTGGAGGACTGCAAATGCTGCCTGA